In the genome of Luteitalea pratensis, the window GGCGTTTTCCGAGGAGTTCGATCTTGACCGCTTCGTCCAGTCGTCGCACGTTCCTGTCGTCTTCGGCCGCGGTATTGACCGCGGCCGCGCTGCAAGGTCAGGGCGGCGCGGTCAAGACGCCTGCCGTGGTGCTGCCCCGGCCGGTGGCGCTTGGCTTGGACAACTTCGCCGTCCGCGCCAGCAACTGGAAGGCCATGCGCCTGCTGGAGTACGCGACGACGGTCGGCGTCGACTCAGTGTTCATCAGTGACCTCGATGCGTTCGAGTCGCTCGAGGAGCCCTCGCTGCGCAAACTCCGCGAGGAGGCCACGGCGCGCAACCTCACCATCCACGTCGGCACATGGAGCGTGTGTCCGACCAGCAAGGCGTTCCGGCCGGCCAACGGGACCGCCCACGAGCAGTTGTCGAAGGCCATCCGCACCGCGCGCTTCGTCGGCTCACCGGTCGTGCGCGTCGTGCTCGGCACATGGGAAGACCGACTCACGCCGGGCGGCATCGGCCGGCACATCGACAGCCTCGTTGCGGTGCTCAAGGGCGGCCGCTCCGAGGCCCTCGACGCCGGGCTGAAGATTGCCGTCGAGAATCACGCCGGCGACATGCGATCCGAGGAGCTCGCGGCCGTCGTCGAAATGTCGGGACGCGATTTCGTCGGCGTCAACTACGACTCGGGCAACTCGCTCTGGACGCTCGAGAACCCCGTCGACGCCCTCGAGACACTTGCGCCGTACATCGTCACGACCAGCCTGCGCGATGGCGTCATCACCGAGATTCCCGCCGGCTGCCGCGTCAAGTGGACGGCGATGGGCGATGGCCAGGTCGACTTCGTGCGCTTCATGCCCCGCTTCGCCGAGCTGTGCCCGGGCATCCCGATCCACATCGAGACGATCTCCGGCGTCGGCCGCGACGTGCCATTCCTCGAGGACGCCTTCTGGACTGCCTGGCCGCGGCTGGAAGCCCAGGGCCTGGCGCGCTTCATCCGCGTGATGCGGCGCAAAGCGCCCATCGCGCCGACAACGACCAAGCCGAACGATCCGCTGGAGCAGCGCCGCGAACTCGAACGCAGCCTCGCCTACTGCAAGGCCACACTCGGCCTTGGCCTGCGTGCCACGAAGGTGTCGCCGATATGACCTCGCGCCTGCTTCTGCTCGTCTTCGCGCGGTTGGCCCTCGCCGTTCTCGCGCTCGCCCCGTGTGCCTCTCTCGCACAGGCGCAAGCGACCAGGCCGCGCAACATCGTCTTCATCCTCGCCGACGACCATCGCTACGACGCACTCGGCGTCATGGGACATCCGCTGGCGCGGACGCCCAACATGGACGCACTTGCGAAGGGCGGCGCGCATATGCGCAACGCGTTCGTGACGACGGCCCTGTGCTCGCCGTCGCGGGCGTCGATCCTGACCGGCACCTACGCGCACACGCACGGCGTCGTCGACAACTTCACGCCGATTCCGCCGGTGCTCCCCAACGTCGGCCAACAGCTGAAGACAGCCGGGTATCAGACGGCCCTGATCGGAAAGTGGCACATCGGCAACGAAGACGATGCGCCGCAGCCGGGCTTCGATCACTGGGTGAGCTTCCGCGGCCAGGGCGAGTACCTGCCGCGCGCGGGCGCCACGATGCTCAACGTGGATGGCAAGCGGGTGCCGCAGAAGGGGTACATCACCGACGAACTGACCGATTACGCGATCGAGTGGCTCGGGAAGACCTCGCGCGACAAGCCGTTCTTCCTCTACCTCTCTCACAAGGGCGTGCACGCCGATTTCGTGCCGGCCGACCGCCACAAGGGCTCGCTGAAGGACGTGCCCGTGCCCACGCCCGCGACAATGGCGCCAGAGGCCGCAGTCGCGGGCAAGTTTCCGACATGGGTGCGCAACCAGCGCAACAGCTGGCACGGCGTCGAGTACCCGTACCACTCGAGTTTGGACGTGGCCGAGTACTACCGGCGCTACATGGAGACGCTGCGCGCCGTCGACGACAGCGTCGGACGTGTCGTCGCATGGCTGCGAGAGACGGGTCAACTCGAGAACACGCTCGTCATCTACATGGGCGACAACGGGTTCGCGTTCGGCGAGCACGGGCTGATCGACAAGCGGACCGCGTTTGACTGGTCCATGCGTGTGCCGATGATCGTGTACGCGCCCGGACTCGTCGCGCCCGGGCAGCAGATCAACCGCCTCGTGGCCAACATCGACATCGCGCCGACGATGCTCGACCTGGCAGGCGTGGCGCGCCCGTCGCACATGCAGGGGATGAGCATGCTGCCGCTGTTGCGCGACGCGACGACGCCGTGGCGTGACACGCTGCTGTACGAGTACTACTGGGAGTGGAGTTTCCCGCAGACGCCGACGCAGTTCGCGCTGCGCGGCGAGAAGTACAAGTACGTCTTCACGCACGGCGTGTGGGATGCCGACATGTTCTTCGATCTGCAAGCCGATCCCCAGGAAGCGCACAACCTGGCCGACGACCCCGCGCAGCAGAAGACGATCGCGGCCATGCGCGCCCAGTTGTTCGAGACACTGGAGAAGACCGGCGGGCTGACGATTCCACTCTACATGCCACGCCTCGGCCAGATGCGCCTGCGCAATCCCGAGGGATCGAAGGCGCAGCCGTTTCCGGATGCTTTCGTGAAGAAGCCGTGAGCTAGAGCCGTCCGGCGGCCAGCATCAGCACCGACACGATCTCGAATTCGCGTTCGTCGCCAGGCGCCCACGAGCCACCGGCCAATTCACGCAGGAGACGGGCGCGGGCCTGCAAATCCATCCCCTGGGTCAGGTTGAGGAAGCGCCGCCACTCGGCGGACACTTCTCGGCCCTTGTCGGCTTCCACCGCGGTCAGCGCTGCCTGCACGGCTCTCGGTGCGGAGCCGTACTCGGCCGTGAAGTCCTGGTGCAGGTAGCCGCCGAACAGCGACGCGAGGTGCGGCCATCTCCTGCTGCTCATGGGGCTCATCGGACGTCCTCCGGATACGACGTCAGCACGAACCAGCCCTCGTCGCGCCACCGCAGCACGACAACGGCGCCACGTGCGTCATGCGACGCAATGTCGCCGCGATCGAGAACGCGACCGATAGGTATCCCCTCCCGCGCCCGGTACCGGATCGCCAGGTTGGGCTTGGGCGCGCGGCCGCCGACCCACACCTGCACGCGCGTCGCGTCCGCGTCGAGCGCGCGCGTGACAACGCGCGCGGCCGTCTCGGCGTCGGGATATGTCGATGCCGCGGAAATCGATTCGCGGCGCAGACGCGCCTGCAACTGTGCGTCGGTGCGGCCGACATGCTTCGCGAGAGTGTGCCCACCACGGCGCTCGTCGCGCTGAAGGTCGACATCCCACCTGTCCGAGGCTTGTGGTGTCCCTTGCGGCTGACTCGCACGAGGTGCTGCGCCGTTCGTCGCGTCGTCGATCGGTGCCGGCGGCGCAGGCGTGCTCGTGACAGGAGGTGTGGCCTGAGCGGGCGGTTCCTGCGGCTGCGGTGCACACGCCGCGAAGCTGACGCCGCATCCGAGCGCCAACGCCCGCAGTACACGCCACGCCGTTTGGCGCAGCCCGTTCTCGCGACCCGGCGCGAAGATTCCTTCAGCTTGTCCAACGGCGTTCAGCGTTCTGCGTTCAGCGTTGGTCGCTGCTGTCTTGAGCCTTGCCATACTCGAATGCCATAATCATATGGCATGAAGAAGACACTTCACATCGACGACGACCTCTTGCGAGAGGCGCGATCGGTCAGTGGCGCCCGGAGTGACACGGATACGGTCCGCCTCGGGCTCGAGGCGCTGGTGCGGCAAGGCGCGAATGAGCGACTGCGGGCACTTCGGGGGAAGGAGCCGCGGGCTACTGATGTTCGGCGTCGACGTGAAGTCTCCTCGCCAACGAAACACTCTGCAGCCTGATGGTTCTTGTCGATACGTCGGTCTGGATACGCTTTCTTGCCAACCGGGCACCGTTTGCCCGGCAGCTCGATGAGCTGCTCGGTCAGGGCGAGGTCTGCGGCCATGACTTCGTGATGGGTGAACTCCTGATTGGCGACAAGGGCGGCCGTAAGCAGCTCCTGGCCGACTACGCGCTCATGCGCCAGGCGCCTGTCGTGTCGCACCGCGAGGTGGTCGAGTTCGTTCGCCAGCGCAGACTTCACGGCCGTGGCATCGGATGGATCGACACGCACCTCCTCGCGTCGGCACTCGTGTCGCACATCAAGTTGTGGACCGCCGACCCTCGGCTCGGAGAGGTCGCGCGCGACCTGGGGATCGATTACGAATGAGGGCCGATAAGGCGATGGACGACGAACGCCGAACGCCGAACGCCGAGGTTGCGGGCCGCACAGCGCTGGCACGATAGCGCTTGGAGCCTCCGCCCTTGGCCTGAGACCTGAGACCTGAAACCTGAGACCTGAAGCGTTAGACCGACCGTAGCCCGTAGCCCGTAGGCCGTAGGCCGTAGGCGTCAGGCGTTAGCGTCAGGCGTCAGGCGTTGGTACGATCGCCCCATGCGCATCGCCTTCATCGGTCTCGGCATCATGGGCGGCCCCATGGCCGGTCACCTCCAGCGCGGCGGCCACGACGTGGTTGTCTTCAACCGCACCCAAAGCAAGGCGGAGGCATGGGTGGCCGAGTATGGCGGGCGGTCCGCTTTGACGCCGCGCGAGGCCGCGGCCGATGCCGACGTCGTCTGTGCCTGTGTCGGCGCCGATCACGACGTGCGCGAGGTGACGGTAGGCGATGAGGGCGCCTTCCCGGCCATGAAGGCGGACGCCATCTTCGTGGACCACACGACCGCCTCCGCGGCGGTGGCGCGCGAACTGTACGGGGCCGCACGGGCGCGCGGGCTGCATTTCATCGACGCACCGGTGTCCGGGGGGCAGGCCGGAGCGCAGAAGGGGCAGTTGAGCGTGATGTGCGGCGGCGACGCCGAGCCGTTTGCCCGCATCGAGCCGGTCCTGCGTGGCTACGGCAAGTCGGTCGTCCGCATCGGCGACAGCGGCGCCGGGCAGCTCTGCAAGATGGTCAACCAACTGTGCATCGCCGGCCTCGTGCAGGGCCTGGCCGAGGGCCTGCATTTCGCACAGAACGCGGGCCTCGACGTGCCCGCCGTGATTTCCGTGATCTCGAAGGGCGCCGCCCAGTCCTGGCAGATGGAGAACCGCTGGCAGACGATGGTGGACGGCAAGTTCGAGTTCGGTTTCGCGGTCGATTGGATGCGCAAGGACCTCGGGATCGTGCTCGAAGAGGCGCGCCGCAACGGCTCGCGCCTGCCGGTGGCGGCGCTCGTTGACCAGTTCTACGCACAGATACAGGCACGCGGTGGCGCACGCTGGGACACGTCGAGCCTGATCGCTCTACTGGACAATCAATAGGAGCACCCTCGCCGCCCGGCGGGCCATCGTCTCACCTGGCAATGCGGAAATGCCGATTGCTGCAATGGTCGAGCGCATTGTCGCCCTCGACACTCCAGCATTCCGCATTCGAGCCCTGATTCCACGCCGCACGTCAGGCATCAGGCATCATGGAGACGATGGTGATCGCGCGAACGTTGATCCTGCTCGTGGGGCTCGTGCACGCCAGTGCCCTGATGGCTGTCGCTCAGCTGCCAGAACCCGATCCGGTGTTCTCCGCGCCACCGCCACAGTCCGTCCCGTTCCCTGCATGGCTGCAGGGCGTGCGCGAAGAGGCGCTCGCGCGCGGCATCTCCGCCCCGACCGTCGCCACGGCGCTGGCCGACATCACGCCGGTGGAGCAGATCCTCAACCGCGATCGGACGCAGGCCGAGTTCAAGGAGACCCTCGACGAGTACATCGCCCGGCGGATCGGTGTGCCGACGATTCGCCTCGGCCGCCAGATGCGGGATACCCACCGGCCCGTTCTCGAGAAGGTCGCGGCCGCGTACAAGGTGCCGCCGCACGTACTCGTCGCGGTGTGGGGACTCGAATCGAACTTCGGCCGCTTCAGCGGCGTGCGCCCCCTGATGCCGACCCTCGCGACGCTTGCCTACGACGACCGACGCGGCCCGATGTTCCGGTCGCAGCTGTTCGATGCGCTGACGATCCTCGACGCCGGGTATATCGACCTGCCACGGCTGAAGGGTTCGTGGGCGGGCGCGATGGGGCAACCCCAGTTCATGCCGTCGAGCTATCTCAAGTACGCGGTCGACTTCGACGCTGACGGGCGCAAGGACATCTGGTCGTCCCAGGCCGACGTGTTCGGCTCGATCGGCAACTACCTCTCGACCAACGGGTGGACGGCCGGGCAGACGTGGGGACGCCAGGTCACGTTGCCGACAGACACGACAGCACTCACCAAAGACGCTCCGCTGCGGACGGCAGGATGCAGGGCCGCGAAGGAATTGACCGAGCCACGGCCGCTTGGGCGCTGGCAGGCGCTCGGCGTGCGTACGATGGACGGCGGGGCGCTGCCGCAGGCCGACATCATGGCTTCACTGCTGCGCACCGACTCGGGTGCGTTCCTCGTGTATCCCAACTACGAGGTCCTGCTCAGCTACAACTGCGCGCATGCCTACGCGATGGCCGTCGCACGACTGTCGGACCGTGTCGTCGACACGGATCCGCTGCCTGTCGCGAAGGCTCCTGCGAAGAAGACGAAGAAGAAGGCGACGACAGCCAGGAAGCACAAGCGCTAGCGTCGCGTCGCGCGCGTCTGGAGAGCGCGCCGACCCCTCGCGAGGCGTCGGTCACTGGTCACTGCCCCTGCAGGCGGCAGATCGAGCTCGCCGACGAAGCCTCGGCGAGCCACGGCTTGTCATCCACCCTGATCTCCGTGACGACACCGTCCTCGACGATGGCGGCATAGCGCTGGCTTCGGAACCCTTCGCCGACGATGGTGGCGTCGAGTTCCATGCCCGCGGCGCGCGTGAACTCGAGGTTCCCGTCCGACAGCATGAGGACCTTCCCCGCAGCTCCATGCTCCCGGGCCCAGGCGTCGAGCACCCACGCGTCGTTGGCTGAGACGCACGCGATCTCGTCGACACCGCCGGCCTTGATGGCATCGTGATGCGCGACGTAGCCGGGCAGGTGCGTCTGGCTGCACGTCGGCGAGAACGCCGCCGGCACGGCAAACAGCACGACCTTCCGGCCCCCGAACACGTCGGCGGTCGTGAGTGTCTTCACGCCCTCCGGCGTGCGCGTGCGGAAAGTGGCGGCGGGCAGGCGGTCACCGGCATGCAGCGGCATATCCGCCGATCCTATCGCAGCGTCGCAGATGAACTCGTCAATGGATCAGGCGAGGGCAAGGCGGAGAACGGCGCGAATCGCATGGACTCGCGCCCATCGTGACAACAGGTCGACCTGATTTGTCCGCCGTAGCCTTGACGAAGGTGGAAGGTCGACCGCTACACCGCGGAGGTCGTCGGCGAGATCAGGCGACGACCGGCATGCAGGCCGAGGCGATCGCCTCGATATGCCGATGGTCGGTGCCGCAACACCCGCCCAGGACCGTGAGCTGCGGCAGACGCCGTCGCAGTTCCGCGTAGGACGCGCCGAGCCCCAGGGGATCGCCGGTATCGAGGTCGGCGCACTCATTGAGCTCCGCGTGGCTCCGGCACGACGCGTTGGCACGAATCCCGCGAATGCGCCGCACCCAGTGCTCCTCGGGATCGAGCAGGTGAGCGAAATGCGTCGGGTGCGCGCAGTTCACCATGTAGTAGACCGGATACCCGCTCGTGGCGCCGTCGACGATGCGGATAGCCGAGCCGAGCGACTGGCCGGTCGGCAGCTTGCCGTTGGTCTCCACCGTGAACGCGATCGCGATCGGCATGCCGGCGGTCCGCGCCGCATGCGTCACGCCGATCGCTTCCTCGACGTAGTTCAGTGTCAGCGCGCACAACATGTCGGCATTGGTCGCCGACAACGCGTCCACCTGTGCCTGGTGGTAGGCCTCCGCGTGACGCACTGTCATCATCGCGTCGGGAACGTAGCCGTCGCCACGTGGCCCGATGCAGCCGCTGATCACGACCGGTACCGGGGCGAACTCATCGCGCAGTTCCTCGAGCAGCGACACCGCCCGGCCGTTGACGCGCACCAGCGCATCCGCGTCGAGGCCGTGGCGCGCGCCCCAGTCCGCGCTCGCGCGCCAGGTCGGCGTATCCAGGACCATGCCGGTGCCGTACCGGCGCGCGATGCCGGCATAGGCACGGAAGTACGCGCGGATGGCCTCCTCGCCCTCCGGCGTCTGCAGCAGGTGGAAAGAGGCGAAGTCGGGCAGTTCGAGGCCCTGCTGGAAGATCAAGTACGTCTCCATGCCGCCGTCGGTCAGGAACAGCTGGTCACGGAGTTGCGGAAGATTCGAGCGATTGTGTGACATGACATCCTCCATGCCCGGCTGGCGCGCTCGTGCGCCGCCCGGCACGTGGTCAGAGACGGAGGCCACCGGCGGTCCGTTCCCAAGGACGAGCTCTTTTCTGCGGCATGCTTTCGAGGCGTTCGATCGATGCCCGCGCGACGTTATCGCAGGTCGCAGAGCCGGGCGCGCGTTACTTACACGCCGTCGATCGATCGAGTCATCCTGATGCACGGCAACGGACCCGATGGCGTCGGCACCGCCACGCGTTCGTGCGGTTCGAAGCCGAGGGCCGTGTAGAGCGGTACTCCGGGCAGCGTCGCCATGAGTTCCAGCGTGTGGAAGCCCGCGGCCCGCGCGGCGTCAGCGCAGACCTCGTACAGCCGGCGCCCGAGGCCACGGCGGGCATGCTCGGGGTGTACGAAGAAGGCGCGAATGCGGGCGGGAGCGATCGACGGGTCGAGGCGATCGTCAGCGCCGGACTTGTGTTGGTCGCCCCCGAACAACGTCCGCCGGCCGCTCCACCCACCACAGGCTACGGCCGCATCATGATGTTCGATCAGGTAGTACGTGCCGTCGGTGACAAGCTGTGTGTCGACGCCGAAGACGTGCCGCAACCCTGCCTCGATCTCGCTCGGCGTGTAGTGGCCGGGACCGAGGCCGCGCACCGAGTGGTCGATCAGGACGTCGAGCACGGCGACGTCAGCCAGGGTCGCACGGCGCAACGCGTAGTCGGATGTGCTCACGACAACCTCAGCCGACACGGCCTGCAGCCTGTAGCCTGGTGGGGCGCGCCTGACGCCCGCGCGGATCATCGCGGCGTCTCGCCCGACGCCGACAGCAGGCGTTGCCAGAACCCGACGTCGATCCAATTGCCGAACTTCAGGCCGACTTCGGTGAGGTGCGCCACCTTGCGGAATCCGAACTTCTCGTGCAGGGCGATGCTCGCCGCGTTCGGGAGCGCAATGCCCCCGAGGGCCGCGTGCAGACCCAGGGCCTCGAGTTGCCCCAGCAGATCGGCGTACAGGCAGGACCCGATGCCGCTGCGCGTGATGCCAGGATCGAGGTAGACCGTGGTTTCGACGGAGAACCGGTAGGCACTCCGTGGCCGCCAGGGGCTCGCGTAAGCGTATCCGCACACCTTGCCGTCGTGTGCCGCGACGAGCCACGGCAGGCCACCGACCGTGATCGCGGCGAGGCGCGCGCCCATCTCCCCGA includes:
- a CDS encoding sulfatase → MTSRLLLLVFARLALAVLALAPCASLAQAQATRPRNIVFILADDHRYDALGVMGHPLARTPNMDALAKGGAHMRNAFVTTALCSPSRASILTGTYAHTHGVVDNFTPIPPVLPNVGQQLKTAGYQTALIGKWHIGNEDDAPQPGFDHWVSFRGQGEYLPRAGATMLNVDGKRVPQKGYITDELTDYAIEWLGKTSRDKPFFLYLSHKGVHADFVPADRHKGSLKDVPVPTPATMAPEAAVAGKFPTWVRNQRNSWHGVEYPYHSSLDVAEYYRRYMETLRAVDDSVGRVVAWLRETGQLENTLVIYMGDNGFAFGEHGLIDKRTAFDWSMRVPMIVYAPGLVAPGQQINRLVANIDIAPTMLDLAGVARPSHMQGMSMLPLLRDATTPWRDTLLYEYYWEWSFPQTPTQFALRGEKYKYVFTHGVWDADMFFDLQADPQEAHNLADDPAQQKTIAAMRAQLFETLEKTGGLTIPLYMPRLGQMRLRNPEGSKAQPFPDAFVKKP
- a CDS encoding peroxiredoxin, with protein sequence MPLHAGDRLPAATFRTRTPEGVKTLTTADVFGGRKVVLFAVPAAFSPTCSQTHLPGYVAHHDAIKAGGVDEIACVSANDAWVLDAWAREHGAAGKVLMLSDGNLEFTRAAGMELDATIVGEGFRSQRYAAIVEDGVVTEIRVDDKPWLAEASSASSICRLQGQ
- a CDS encoding type II toxin-antitoxin system VapC family toxin — its product is MVLVDTSVWIRFLANRAPFARQLDELLGQGEVCGHDFVMGELLIGDKGGRKQLLADYALMRQAPVVSHREVVEFVRQRRLHGRGIGWIDTHLLASALVSHIKLWTADPRLGEVARDLGIDYE
- a CDS encoding GNAT family N-acetyltransferase, with amino-acid sequence MSTSDYALRRATLADVAVLDVLIDHSVRGLGPGHYTPSEIEAGLRHVFGVDTQLVTDGTYYLIEHHDAAVACGGWSGRRTLFGGDQHKSGADDRLDPSIAPARIRAFFVHPEHARRGLGRRLYEVCADAARAAGFHTLELMATLPGVPLYTALGFEPHERVAVPTPSGPLPCIRMTRSIDGV
- a CDS encoding RNase A-like domain-containing protein; its protein translation is MARLKTAATNAERRTLNAVGQAEGIFAPGRENGLRQTAWRVLRALALGCGVSFAACAPQPQEPPAQATPPVTSTPAPPAPIDDATNGAAPRASQPQGTPQASDRWDVDLQRDERRGGHTLAKHVGRTDAQLQARLRRESISAASTYPDAETAARVVTRALDADATRVQVWVGGRAPKPNLAIRYRAREGIPIGRVLDRGDIASHDARGAVVVLRWRDEGWFVLTSYPEDVR
- a CDS encoding contact-dependent growth inhibition system immunity protein is translated as MSPMSSRRWPHLASLFGGYLHQDFTAEYGSAPRAVQAALTAVEADKGREVSAEWRRFLNLTQGMDLQARARLLRELAGGSWAPGDEREFEIVSVLMLAAGRL
- a CDS encoding type II toxin-antitoxin system VapB family antitoxin, with product MKKTLHIDDDLLREARSVSGARSDTDTVRLGLEALVRQGANERLRALRGKEPRATDVRRRREVSSPTKHSAA
- a CDS encoding lytic murein transglycosylase, encoding METMVIARTLILLVGLVHASALMAVAQLPEPDPVFSAPPPQSVPFPAWLQGVREEALARGISAPTVATALADITPVEQILNRDRTQAEFKETLDEYIARRIGVPTIRLGRQMRDTHRPVLEKVAAAYKVPPHVLVAVWGLESNFGRFSGVRPLMPTLATLAYDDRRGPMFRSQLFDALTILDAGYIDLPRLKGSWAGAMGQPQFMPSSYLKYAVDFDADGRKDIWSSQADVFGSIGNYLSTNGWTAGQTWGRQVTLPTDTTALTKDAPLRTAGCRAAKELTEPRPLGRWQALGVRTMDGGALPQADIMASLLRTDSGAFLVYPNYEVLLSYNCAHAYAMAVARLSDRVVDTDPLPVAKAPAKKTKKKATTARKHKR
- a CDS encoding NAD(P)-dependent oxidoreductase, which codes for MRIAFIGLGIMGGPMAGHLQRGGHDVVVFNRTQSKAEAWVAEYGGRSALTPREAAADADVVCACVGADHDVREVTVGDEGAFPAMKADAIFVDHTTASAAVARELYGAARARGLHFIDAPVSGGQAGAQKGQLSVMCGGDAEPFARIEPVLRGYGKSVVRIGDSGAGQLCKMVNQLCIAGLVQGLAEGLHFAQNAGLDVPAVISVISKGAAQSWQMENRWQTMVDGKFEFGFAVDWMRKDLGIVLEEARRNGSRLPVAALVDQFYAQIQARGGARWDTSSLIALLDNQ
- a CDS encoding homocysteine S-methyltransferase family protein; translation: MSHNRSNLPQLRDQLFLTDGGMETYLIFQQGLELPDFASFHLLQTPEGEEAIRAYFRAYAGIARRYGTGMVLDTPTWRASADWGARHGLDADALVRVNGRAVSLLEELRDEFAPVPVVISGCIGPRGDGYVPDAMMTVRHAEAYHQAQVDALSATNADMLCALTLNYVEEAIGVTHAARTAGMPIAIAFTVETNGKLPTGQSLGSAIRIVDGATSGYPVYYMVNCAHPTHFAHLLDPEEHWVRRIRGIRANASCRSHAELNECADLDTGDPLGLGASYAELRRRLPQLTVLGGCCGTDHRHIEAIASACMPVVA
- a CDS encoding sugar phosphate isomerase/epimerase family protein, with product MTASSSRRTFLSSSAAVLTAAALQGQGGAVKTPAVVLPRPVALGLDNFAVRASNWKAMRLLEYATTVGVDSVFISDLDAFESLEEPSLRKLREEATARNLTIHVGTWSVCPTSKAFRPANGTAHEQLSKAIRTARFVGSPVVRVVLGTWEDRLTPGGIGRHIDSLVAVLKGGRSEALDAGLKIAVENHAGDMRSEELAAVVEMSGRDFVGVNYDSGNSLWTLENPVDALETLAPYIVTTSLRDGVITEIPAGCRVKWTAMGDGQVDFVRFMPRFAELCPGIPIHIETISGVGRDVPFLEDAFWTAWPRLEAQGLARFIRVMRRKAPIAPTTTKPNDPLEQRRELERSLAYCKATLGLGLRATKVSPI
- a CDS encoding arsinothricin resistance N-acetyltransferase ArsN1 family B, whose product is MTGVTIRAAEAGDAPALARIYNHYVRETIVTFEEMEVSFGEMGARLAAITVGGLPWLVAAHDGKVCGYAYASPWRPRSAYRFSVETTVYLDPGITRSGIGSCLYADLLGQLEALGLHAALGGIALPNAASIALHEKFGFRKVAHLTEVGLKFGNWIDVGFWQRLLSASGETPR